In Leptodesmis sichuanensis A121, the following are encoded in one genomic region:
- a CDS encoding glycosyltransferase family 2 protein: METVLNPSRPCSLLIIIVNYRTARLTIDCLRSLEHEVRSQPGTQVVVVDNASGDQSVDAIQAAITQHHWQDWVTLLPSSRNGGYAYGNNLAIRPTLRADNPPSYYLLLNPDTQVRPGALKALVDFMEQHPTVGIAGSSFENQEGQLWANAFRFPSVWSELDGGLRLGLVSKLLSKWVVTQPMTEQAQAVDWLPGASMMIRRQVFETIGLMDEGYFLYYEETDFCLQAKRAGWPCWYVPQSRVMHIAGQSTGVRSEDRAPKRLPQYVFDSRRRYFVKNHGWLYAALADLAWSIGYSLWSMRRVIQRKPNTDPPYLFLDSLRNSVFLKFGSY, encoded by the coding sequence ATGGAAACCGTCCTTAATCCCTCCCGTCCTTGTTCCTTACTCATTATCATTGTGAATTACCGAACAGCCCGATTAACGATCGACTGTTTGCGTTCTTTAGAGCATGAAGTGCGATCGCAACCTGGAACTCAAGTGGTCGTGGTTGATAATGCCTCCGGAGATCAGTCTGTAGATGCCATTCAGGCCGCCATCACTCAGCATCATTGGCAGGATTGGGTGACCTTGCTTCCATCTAGCCGTAATGGTGGCTATGCTTATGGCAACAATCTCGCCATTCGTCCCACCTTACGAGCAGACAATCCTCCCTCCTACTACCTGTTGCTGAATCCAGACACTCAGGTACGGCCTGGAGCCTTAAAAGCACTGGTGGATTTTATGGAGCAGCATCCTACTGTTGGCATTGCAGGCAGCAGTTTTGAGAATCAAGAAGGGCAACTCTGGGCCAACGCCTTCCGATTTCCTTCAGTATGGAGTGAACTTGATGGCGGGTTACGCTTGGGCCTTGTCTCCAAGCTGCTATCCAAGTGGGTCGTCACCCAACCAATGACGGAACAAGCCCAGGCGGTTGATTGGCTTCCTGGGGCTAGCATGATGATCCGGCGGCAGGTGTTTGAGACGATCGGCCTGATGGATGAAGGATACTTCCTTTACTACGAAGAAACCGACTTTTGCTTGCAGGCAAAACGAGCAGGGTGGCCCTGTTGGTACGTGCCGCAAAGCAGAGTCATGCACATTGCGGGTCAGAGTACAGGGGTCAGATCTGAGGATAGGGCACCCAAACGCCTGCCTCAATATGTTTTTGATTCCCGCCGTCGATATTTTGTGAAGAATCATGGCTGGCTGTATGCGGCTCTGGCAGATTTGGCCTGGTCGATCGGATACAGCCTCTGGAGTATGCGGCGGGTCATTCAACGCAAACCGAATACCGATCCGCCTTATCTGTTTCTGGATTCTTTACGGAACAGTGTGTTTCTCAAGTTCGGGAGCTATTAA
- a CDS encoding tetratricopeptide repeat protein, translating to MAQPSDPAIWPPGSNLLQTVDAYQGAINRYDDLLSVQPDLYEIWTYRGYALERLEQFQEAIANFDQALKVNPEHYPAWHGKGIVLAKLGRYEEAVSQLDRAVKLQSRDAKVWYNRGNALIHLHRYEEALTSFNRALEITPNNYKAWYHRSKALTHLGYLYAALASLDKALQIKPSCHYAWNYQGMVLRKLGRLNQAIACFDQSLQVHPNNPDAWYNKARCYAIQGRSEMALHYLHRALKLNPTLYRALAKIDADFSTLVFNPKFRSLIHHRQSPNPNQQS from the coding sequence ATGGCTCAACCCTCTGATCCTGCAATTTGGCCTCCTGGTAGCAATTTGCTGCAGACGGTGGATGCTTATCAAGGAGCCATTAACCGTTACGATGATCTACTGTCAGTTCAACCTGACCTGTATGAAATTTGGACTTACCGTGGATACGCCTTGGAGCGCCTGGAGCAATTTCAGGAAGCGATCGCCAATTTTGATCAAGCCTTGAAAGTGAATCCGGAGCATTACCCAGCATGGCATGGCAAAGGGATCGTGCTGGCAAAACTGGGACGATACGAGGAAGCCGTTTCTCAGTTAGATAGGGCAGTGAAACTACAGTCCAGAGATGCCAAAGTCTGGTATAACCGGGGCAATGCTTTAATTCATCTGCATCGCTATGAGGAAGCATTAACCAGCTTTAATCGGGCGTTAGAAATAACACCGAACAACTATAAAGCCTGGTATCACCGCAGCAAAGCTCTGACTCACCTGGGCTACCTGTATGCGGCACTGGCAAGTCTCGATAAAGCGTTGCAGATTAAACCCAGTTGTCACTATGCCTGGAATTACCAGGGTATGGTCTTGAGAAAACTGGGGCGGTTAAATCAGGCGATCGCCTGCTTTGACCAATCTTTACAAGTACATCCCAATAATCCCGATGCCTGGTATAACAAAGCTCGTTGTTATGCCATCCAGGGGCGCAGTGAGATGGCCTTGCATTATTTGCACCGGGCACTCAAGTTAAATCCCACCCTGTATCGCGCCCTCGCTAAAATTGACGCTGATTTTAGTACCCTTGTTTTCAACCCCAAATTTCGTTCCTTGATTCACCATCGGCAGTCTCCAAACCCCAATCAACAGTCCTGA
- a CDS encoding tetratricopeptide repeat protein — MTDFQEIEVVFLFQKGLYLNKQQDYNAAISAYDAVLALQPDYPDAWYNRGNAFYRMGQYEAAIKSYDRALEYEPGFSEAWNNRGSALDDLHRYEEAIESYDQAIKFRPNYCWAWYNRGIALRNLERYEEAISSYDRAIEFKPDYYWAWYNRALALKQLNKLHRVIASYDKALEYKPDFEEAWTNRGNALYHLGQLESAIASYDKALELKPDNPNTLYNKACCYALQGNYDLAFESLQRAVELSPHEYREIAKTNSDFDGLRQDERFAALINERI; from the coding sequence ATGACAGATTTTCAAGAGATAGAAGTCGTCTTCCTGTTTCAAAAAGGGCTGTATCTCAACAAGCAGCAGGACTATAATGCTGCCATCTCCGCCTATGACGCAGTTTTAGCGCTTCAGCCCGATTACCCGGATGCCTGGTACAACCGGGGAAACGCCTTCTACCGCATGGGACAGTATGAAGCAGCGATCAAGAGTTATGATCGGGCGTTGGAATATGAACCGGGATTTTCTGAAGCCTGGAATAACCGGGGCAGTGCCCTGGACGATTTGCACCGTTATGAAGAGGCGATCGAGAGCTACGATCAGGCCATCAAGTTCAGACCCAATTATTGCTGGGCCTGGTACAACCGGGGAATCGCCCTGAGAAACCTGGAACGCTATGAGGAAGCTATTTCCAGCTACGATCGAGCGATCGAGTTTAAGCCAGATTATTACTGGGCCTGGTATAACCGGGCCTTAGCACTGAAGCAACTGAATAAGCTGCATCGGGTGATTGCCAGTTATGACAAAGCACTGGAATATAAACCCGATTTTGAGGAAGCCTGGACGAATCGGGGGAATGCCTTATATCATCTGGGGCAGCTAGAATCCGCGATCGCCAGCTATGATAAAGCCTTAGAACTGAAACCTGATAATCCCAACACGCTTTACAACAAAGCCTGTTGCTATGCCCTGCAGGGTAATTATGACCTGGCCTTTGAAAGCTTGCAGCGTGCCGTGGAACTCAGCCCTCACGAGTACCGGGAAATTGCGAAGACCAACTCTGATTTTGACGGTCTGCGTCAGGATGAGCGGTTCGCAGCCCTGATTAATGAGCGAATTTGA
- a CDS encoding ferritin-like domain-containing protein, whose translation MKIGSEEHKTLFCQSLIESHVQYEPENLPWPELDATTLDRLRGIPFWDEALYTERKAGVMLQTYADTVDDPLIREAIALQAREEDRHGRVIEYMIRHYGIEVPERAEKPLPADLEPAFVKFGYGECFDSFFAFGLFGIARQAGFIPEALFTIFDRLVEEEARHMVFFVNWIAYKQTVEGQGLLRPFNSLRQYTGAMLRRLDNLKGMSRQGKKSTHKKGFTAAGAKAIKVDLSLDTFLATCLQENQKRMSGYDPRLLRPEFLPTVTGVALNAVKLFPKRKQKVIVDPA comes from the coding sequence ATGAAGATTGGATCTGAAGAGCACAAGACACTATTCTGTCAAAGTTTGATCGAGAGCCATGTTCAGTACGAGCCGGAAAACTTGCCCTGGCCGGAACTGGATGCTACGACTCTAGACCGCCTGCGAGGAATTCCCTTTTGGGATGAAGCCCTCTATACCGAGCGAAAAGCGGGGGTGATGCTCCAGACTTATGCAGATACAGTAGATGATCCCTTAATTCGGGAAGCGATCGCCCTGCAGGCCAGAGAAGAAGATCGGCACGGTCGTGTGATTGAATATATGATTCGTCATTACGGAATCGAAGTTCCCGAACGTGCTGAAAAACCTCTTCCAGCCGATCTGGAACCTGCATTTGTTAAGTTTGGCTATGGCGAGTGCTTTGATTCCTTTTTCGCCTTCGGTCTGTTTGGGATTGCACGACAGGCCGGATTTATTCCCGAAGCCTTATTTACGATTTTCGATCGCCTGGTTGAGGAAGAAGCCCGCCATATGGTCTTTTTCGTGAACTGGATCGCCTATAAACAAACCGTGGAGGGGCAGGGGTTGTTACGCCCATTCAATTCCCTGCGTCAATATACAGGAGCCATGCTGCGTCGCTTAGATAACCTCAAAGGCATGAGCAGACAGGGCAAAAAAAGCACTCACAAAAAAGGATTTACAGCGGCTGGAGCGAAAGCTATTAAAGTAGACCTGTCCCTGGACACCTTTTTGGCCACCTGTTTGCAGGAAAACCAAAAACGCATGAGCGGTTACGATCCCCGTCTCTTACGTCCGGAATTTCTGCCCACGGTTACGGGAGTTGCATTGAATGCTGTCAAGTTATTCCCCAAGCGCAAGCAGAAAGTCATTGTGGATCCAGCCTGA
- a CDS encoding 3-deoxy-7-phosphoheptulonate synthase, with the protein MHKTADLHVVETRPLLSPAFIHGELPITETAADLVATTRDRIRNILRGEDHRLLVIVGPCSIHDVTAAHEYGEKLAVLRTELEDQLEIVMRVYFEKPRTTTGWKGLINDPHLDGSYDINTGLRLARQLLLDLAHYGLPAATELLDPIIPQYIADVIAWTAIGARTTESQTHREMASGLSMPVGFKNGTDGSCHIAINGMLSASHPHRFLGINSHGLASIVTTTGNPDTHLVLRGGKDGPNYDAAHVEKAAAEIAQKGLNSRVMIDCSHDNAGKDYTRQPIALQSVADQVLAGSPHIMGVMLESHLVAGNQPIPKDLSQLTYGQSITDGCIDFTTTTTTLLRTLADAVAKTRIGRKDVVAAK; encoded by the coding sequence ATGCACAAGACTGCCGATCTTCATGTTGTTGAAACTCGCCCTCTGTTGAGTCCGGCGTTTATTCATGGGGAATTACCCATCACAGAAACTGCAGCCGATCTGGTAGCCACCACCCGCGATCGCATTCGTAACATTCTGCGGGGTGAAGACCATCGGCTGCTGGTGATCGTTGGCCCCTGTTCCATCCATGATGTGACGGCGGCTCATGAGTATGGGGAAAAGCTAGCCGTGCTGCGAACCGAGCTAGAGGATCAACTGGAGATTGTGATGCGGGTGTACTTTGAAAAACCTCGCACCACCACAGGCTGGAAAGGATTGATTAACGATCCCCATCTGGACGGCAGCTATGACATTAACACGGGCCTGCGATTGGCGCGACAACTGCTGCTCGACCTGGCTCACTATGGCTTGCCTGCTGCGACCGAGTTGTTGGATCCAATCATTCCTCAGTACATCGCGGATGTGATTGCCTGGACGGCGATCGGTGCGCGCACGACCGAAAGTCAAACTCACCGGGAAATGGCTTCGGGCCTCTCCATGCCCGTTGGTTTTAAGAACGGTACGGATGGCAGTTGCCATATCGCCATTAACGGGATGTTATCCGCCAGTCACCCCCACCGCTTTTTGGGAATCAATTCCCATGGCTTAGCCAGCATCGTCACCACAACTGGCAATCCTGATACTCATCTGGTCTTACGGGGTGGCAAGGATGGCCCCAATTATGATGCCGCCCACGTCGAAAAAGCGGCTGCTGAAATTGCTCAGAAGGGTCTGAACTCACGGGTGATGATCGATTGCAGCCATGATAATGCGGGGAAAGACTACACTCGTCAACCGATCGCCCTGCAAAGTGTAGCTGATCAAGTACTGGCTGGTTCTCCCCACATCATGGGTGTCATGCTAGAAAGCCATCTTGTTGCAGGCAACCAACCCATTCCCAAAGATCTGAGCCAGCTCACCTACGGTCAGAGCATTACTGATGGCTGTATCGACTTCACCACCACCACCACCACCCTGTTACGAACCCTGGCCGATGCCGTCGCCAAAACCCGTATAGGCAGAAAAGACGTCGTTGCTGCGAAGTAG
- a CDS encoding energy-coupling factor ABC transporter permease has protein sequence MNPQHRQWVSLGLMAGFSCYLVLASANPAAAMHIAEGFLPVQWAVFWWIVSLPFLVVGVRSLARITSTHPELKLLLALVGAFTFVLSALKIPSVTGSCSHPTGTGLGAILFGPSVMTVLGGLVLLFQAILLAHGGLTTLGANMFSMAIVGPFVAYFVYHLLLRTGRTRVAIFCASALANLLTYVTTSVQLALAFPAVSGGFTASFLKFASIFAVTQIPLAISEGLLTVLVWNWLQSYAKQDLETLKLLRQES, from the coding sequence TTGAACCCACAACATCGTCAATGGGTCAGCCTGGGATTAATGGCTGGCTTTAGTTGTTATCTGGTTTTAGCGTCTGCCAACCCTGCGGCAGCGATGCACATTGCAGAAGGCTTTTTGCCCGTTCAGTGGGCGGTTTTTTGGTGGATCGTTTCATTGCCTTTCCTGGTTGTTGGGGTGCGATCGCTGGCTCGCATTACCAGCACACATCCAGAACTGAAATTACTGCTGGCCCTGGTGGGTGCCTTCACCTTTGTCCTCTCGGCTTTAAAGATCCCGTCTGTCACTGGCAGTTGTTCTCACCCAACCGGGACGGGGCTAGGGGCAATTTTGTTTGGCCCCTCGGTGATGACGGTGCTGGGGGGCCTGGTGCTGCTATTTCAGGCCATTCTGTTGGCTCACGGTGGCCTGACGACTCTGGGAGCCAATATGTTTTCAATGGCCATTGTTGGCCCGTTTGTGGCGTATTTTGTTTATCACCTATTGTTGCGAACTGGACGAACCAGGGTAGCCATTTTTTGCGCCTCTGCTCTGGCAAACCTACTCACCTATGTCACAACTTCTGTCCAGCTAGCCCTGGCTTTTCCGGCAGTCAGTGGCGGCTTTACAGCATCGTTTCTCAAATTTGCGAGCATTTTTGCCGTCACTCAAATTCCGCTGGCGATCAGTGAAGGACTGCTCACGGTGCTGGTGTGGAATTGGCTACAATCTTACGCCAAGCAAGACCTTGAAACCCTCAAGCTGCTCAGACAGGAATCCTAA
- a CDS encoding TlyA family RNA methyltransferase, with protein sequence MPKQRLDLLLVELNLCDSRQQAQRLIRAGEVKVNQQVVDKPGTEVDPAAQIQVRQKSPYVSRGGEKLAKAIAQFQIPIAGRICLDGGISTGGFTDCLLQAGAAQVYGIDVGYGQVAWSLRQDPRVILHERKNLRYLKPEDIYPPDATWADLGVADVSFISLTKVLPALWELLRSPREVILLVKPQFEVGRDRVGKNGVVRDPQDQAMAIEQVLKAAQNLGWIYQGVTWSPLLGPAGNIEYLLWLKSLPSDDAATASTPTLNDLKQLVQAAHQALAA encoded by the coding sequence ATGCCCAAGCAACGTCTGGATTTGTTACTGGTAGAGCTAAACCTGTGTGACTCACGACAGCAGGCTCAACGGCTGATCCGGGCGGGTGAGGTGAAAGTGAATCAGCAGGTGGTGGATAAACCAGGAACAGAGGTCGATCCAGCCGCACAGATTCAAGTTCGGCAGAAGTCTCCTTATGTCTCCAGAGGGGGAGAGAAATTGGCCAAGGCGATCGCCCAATTCCAGATCCCGATTGCTGGACGCATCTGCCTGGATGGAGGGATTTCCACGGGAGGCTTTACCGATTGTCTGTTACAGGCTGGAGCTGCTCAGGTGTATGGGATCGATGTGGGGTATGGACAGGTGGCCTGGAGTTTACGCCAGGATCCCCGTGTCATTCTGCATGAGCGCAAGAATCTGCGTTACCTCAAACCGGAGGACATTTATCCACCGGACGCAACCTGGGCCGATCTGGGGGTAGCCGATGTATCCTTTATTTCGCTGACTAAAGTTTTGCCTGCATTGTGGGAGTTGCTGCGATCGCCCCGTGAGGTCATCCTTCTGGTTAAGCCTCAGTTTGAAGTGGGGCGTGATCGGGTGGGCAAAAATGGAGTCGTCCGGGATCCTCAAGATCAGGCAATGGCGATCGAGCAAGTGCTGAAAGCCGCTCAAAATCTGGGATGGATTTATCAGGGGGTAACATGGTCGCCGTTACTGGGGCCAGCAGGCAATATTGAATATTTGCTATGGCTGAAAAGTTTACCGTCCGATGATGCTGCTACCGCTTCAACTCCCACCTTGAATGACTTAAAACAGCTTGTTCAAGCGGCTCACCAAGCCTTAGCTGCCTAG
- a CDS encoding energy-coupling factor ABC transporter substrate-binding protein yields the protein MSKSASQAPSPKFQNWLLAIAVMLLTVLPLIFVRGEYRGSDDQGEKAITELHPDYEPWFQPFFEPVSGEIESLLFASQAALGAGVIGYVIGLYKGCTHQQAQSKQSDSRLE from the coding sequence ATGTCAAAATCTGCCTCTCAAGCCCCTTCCCCGAAGTTTCAGAACTGGCTGTTAGCGATCGCTGTGATGCTGCTCACGGTCTTGCCGCTGATCTTTGTGCGGGGAGAATATCGTGGCTCGGATGACCAGGGTGAGAAAGCCATTACTGAGCTTCATCCGGACTATGAACCCTGGTTTCAGCCCTTTTTTGAACCTGTCAGCGGTGAAATTGAAAGTTTGCTGTTTGCCAGTCAGGCGGCGTTAGGAGCCGGGGTAATTGGGTATGTGATTGGGCTTTATAAAGGATGCACTCACCAACAGGCCCAATCCAAGCAGTCGGATTCGCGACTCGAATGA
- the cbiQ gene encoding cobalt ECF transporter T component CbiQ, with protein sequence MSHPIDSLAYTNRLRWLPPGQKVAFALLLLLLSLISQPLVQGLISLWVLLWVVGYANIPGKIYGRLLALPLGFCLTSLPALILNGVSEAASQSVQWDVWRGWHIGSIYLYVSQTGLHQVGLLLPRTLATTSSMFFILLTTPFIEVVELLRRLRCPTILVELLLLLYRFIFTLMAIVNELWTAQHSRCGYRTWRRGMYSLAMLVGQLLERALLSYHQMSLSLVARGFSGKLGVWRSPSYQPSLRYSLEAAIGCVILVVLNLMLH encoded by the coding sequence ATGAGTCATCCAATCGACAGTCTGGCTTATACCAATCGTCTGCGCTGGTTGCCACCTGGCCAAAAGGTCGCTTTTGCCCTGCTGCTGCTGTTGCTCTCTCTCATTTCGCAGCCGCTGGTTCAGGGGCTGATTAGCCTCTGGGTTTTGCTTTGGGTTGTGGGTTACGCAAATATTCCAGGAAAAATTTATGGTCGGTTATTAGCGCTGCCCCTGGGCTTCTGCTTAACCAGTCTGCCAGCTTTGATCCTGAACGGCGTGAGCGAGGCGGCCAGTCAGTCTGTGCAGTGGGATGTCTGGCGAGGGTGGCATATTGGCAGTATTTATCTCTACGTCAGTCAGACTGGATTGCATCAAGTAGGGTTGCTGCTGCCCCGTACCCTCGCCACCACCAGCAGTATGTTTTTCATTCTCCTGACCACGCCTTTTATTGAAGTGGTGGAGTTGCTGCGGCGATTACGCTGCCCGACCATCCTGGTTGAGTTGCTCTTGCTCCTGTATCGGTTTATTTTTACCCTGATGGCGATCGTGAATGAACTCTGGACAGCACAACATTCTCGCTGCGGCTATCGCACCTGGCGACGGGGAATGTACAGTCTGGCTATGCTTGTCGGGCAGTTACTGGAACGAGCGCTTTTAAGTTATCACCAGATGTCCCTAAGTTTGGTGGCACGGGGATTCAGTGGGAAATTGGGTGTCTGGCGTTCTCCCTCCTACCAACCATCGCTGCGCTACAGTCTGGAAGCTGCGATCGGCTGCGTTATTCTGGTTGTGCTAAATCTCATGCTCCATTAG
- a CDS encoding energy-coupling factor ABC transporter ATP-binding protein — MSEWILEFIDVSYSYPCSRQAAIQGLTLRVPTGKKCGLIGQNGCGKTTFFLLANGLYQTQQGVIRWQGQPIHYDRAFLTQLRQQIGLVFQNPEHQLVVSTVEEDISYGLCNLGLPEPEVAQRVQQAIAQFDLSELAHQPIHHLSLGQKKRVSLADVMVLQPQLLLLDEPTAYLDARHTQELIGQLQRIHAAGTTIVLASHDLDFLYRWADWIFVMDQGQLVLEGPPHSIFAQRQRLEQLQLGVPLAIELIDRIKAIVEEMHARRSNHPNSTND, encoded by the coding sequence ATGTCTGAATGGATTCTGGAATTTATTGATGTGTCCTATAGTTACCCCTGTAGTCGTCAAGCCGCGATTCAGGGGTTAACCCTGAGAGTGCCAACTGGCAAAAAATGTGGGCTGATTGGTCAAAACGGGTGCGGAAAGACGACGTTCTTTTTGCTGGCCAACGGTCTTTACCAGACGCAGCAAGGGGTTATTCGCTGGCAGGGACAACCCATTCACTACGATCGCGCCTTTTTGACTCAGTTGCGCCAGCAGATTGGGTTAGTGTTTCAAAATCCGGAGCATCAGTTGGTGGTTTCTACGGTCGAAGAAGACATTTCCTACGGGTTATGCAACCTTGGTCTACCCGAACCCGAAGTTGCTCAACGAGTCCAGCAAGCGATCGCCCAATTTGATCTGAGCGAACTGGCTCATCAACCCATTCACCATCTCAGTTTGGGGCAAAAGAAGCGGGTATCGCTGGCCGATGTCATGGTGCTGCAGCCACAACTCCTCTTACTGGATGAACCGACAGCCTATCTGGATGCCCGTCATACGCAAGAACTGATTGGACAACTGCAGCGGATTCATGCGGCTGGAACCACGATCGTGTTAGCCAGCCATGATCTTGACTTTCTGTACCGTTGGGCCGATTGGATTTTTGTCATGGATCAGGGGCAATTGGTTCTGGAAGGCCCTCCCCACAGTATTTTTGCCCAACGACAAAGATTGGAACAATTGCAGCTTGGCGTACCACTGGCGATTGAGTTGATTGATCGAATTAAGGCGATCGTTGAAGAAATGCATGCCAGACGATCGAACCATCCCAATTCCACAAACGATTGA
- a CDS encoding tetratricopeptide repeat protein has protein sequence MNQSKDSQILYSQELVLQKPARPDRAVTKYDSILAADPQDYKAWSCRGYALEKSGQYEEAVNSFERALSLEPKFAPAWQGKGIALAKLTCYEEALASFNHALKLEPNDYRAWQNHGKALMGVYAYKEAIASFDQVLELKPDSYKAWYNRAVALSCLNRYSDALENLNHALRIKPSCHYAWNYRGMVLAKLGQFVDSQASFDQSLQIKPNNANAWYGKACCYALQENTDLALSHLKQAISYSPYLCQLMAKTDPNFNKIRQDPRFQALLQA, from the coding sequence ATGAATCAGAGTAAAGACTCCCAAATTCTCTACAGCCAGGAGTTAGTTCTCCAAAAGCCTGCCCGCCCCGATCGCGCAGTCACGAAGTATGACTCAATCCTGGCTGCTGACCCCCAGGACTATAAAGCCTGGAGTTGTCGGGGCTATGCTTTGGAGAAATCCGGTCAGTACGAGGAGGCCGTTAACAGTTTTGAACGAGCACTCTCGCTGGAACCCAAGTTTGCTCCAGCCTGGCAGGGAAAGGGGATTGCACTGGCCAAGCTGACCTGCTACGAGGAGGCGTTAGCCAGTTTCAATCACGCCTTAAAACTGGAACCGAATGATTACCGGGCATGGCAAAATCACGGCAAGGCATTAATGGGCGTATATGCGTATAAAGAGGCGATCGCCAGTTTCGATCAAGTATTGGAACTCAAGCCGGATAGCTACAAAGCCTGGTATAACCGGGCCGTCGCTCTCAGTTGTTTGAATCGTTACTCCGATGCTCTCGAGAACCTCAATCATGCCTTACGAATTAAACCCAGTTGCCACTATGCCTGGAACTATCGCGGCATGGTATTGGCAAAACTAGGTCAATTTGTAGACTCTCAAGCCAGCTTTGACCAATCCCTGCAAATTAAGCCCAATAATGCCAACGCCTGGTATGGAAAAGCCTGCTGCTACGCTTTACAAGAAAATACCGATCTGGCACTCAGCCACTTGAAGCAGGCGATTAGTTACAGTCCTTATCTCTGTCAATTAATGGCCAAAACGGATCCTAACTTCAACAAAATTCGCCAGGATCCCCGCTTCCAGGCATTGCTTCAGGCTTAA
- a CDS encoding GNAT family N-acetyltransferase, with the protein MPDPASLTVRPAKDSDLSQIVNLDRLAFAPLQSNEAIQQQWYSNTVNLPGRKLFLAVEDETAQGIGVYTQLDFTAFFEGQEVPIMGIGGVAVAPHRRGQRVARLMLEHALKAAREQQIPLMALYPFQHGFYRRLGWAWVEPVHQYRVSTQQLPLYQERSRIFPSNLDQQTPALKEIYSQAASQHNGWLKRQDWQWQSWLKPVAGREIYTYQESGQLLGYVVLQFAMLDPPKNVQAVIIREWVALTPSAYRGILGFLASLRDQISTIVWTTFPADPFPHLLTEQRRDPTLSHSPFEFGLVRRFGETGGGLMWRLADVTTALQRRPIGFHPAFAITFQIRDPIFGQQILGFEFRDGQIHLVEDHPYPILKLSIEHLTQLFCGVRRSRDLLWTGELEVEGDDSLLAQLDHAWQAEPPFCWDFF; encoded by the coding sequence ATGCCTGATCCTGCCAGCCTTACCGTCCGTCCAGCCAAAGACAGTGATTTATCACAAATTGTCAATCTCGATCGCCTTGCCTTTGCTCCCCTGCAATCGAACGAGGCGATTCAGCAGCAGTGGTATAGCAATACGGTGAATTTGCCTGGACGCAAGCTGTTTCTAGCTGTAGAAGACGAAACCGCCCAGGGGATCGGCGTTTATACCCAACTGGACTTCACCGCTTTTTTCGAGGGACAAGAAGTTCCCATCATGGGAATTGGCGGTGTAGCCGTAGCTCCTCACCGACGGGGGCAGCGAGTTGCCCGCCTGATGCTGGAACATGCTCTAAAAGCGGCCAGAGAACAGCAGATTCCCCTTATGGCGCTCTATCCCTTTCAGCATGGCTTTTATCGACGATTGGGCTGGGCCTGGGTGGAGCCAGTGCATCAATATCGGGTTTCGACCCAGCAGTTGCCGTTGTATCAGGAGCGATCGCGCATTTTTCCCAGCAATTTAGATCAGCAAACTCCTGCGCTTAAAGAAATTTACTCACAGGCGGCCTCACAACACAATGGCTGGCTGAAGCGACAGGACTGGCAATGGCAATCCTGGTTAAAACCTGTTGCAGGACGAGAAATTTATACCTATCAGGAGTCCGGGCAACTATTGGGCTATGTTGTTTTGCAGTTTGCCATGCTGGATCCTCCCAAAAACGTGCAGGCTGTGATAATTCGGGAATGGGTGGCCCTAACCCCCTCCGCTTACCGGGGAATTCTAGGATTTCTAGCCTCCCTGCGTGACCAAATCTCGACGATCGTCTGGACAACCTTCCCTGCCGATCCCTTTCCCCATCTGTTAACCGAGCAACGACGAGATCCCACTCTATCCCACTCCCCTTTCGAGTTTGGGCTAGTTCGTCGCTTTGGAGAAACAGGAGGTGGGTTGATGTGGCGGTTAGCAGATGTCACAACCGCCTTGCAACGTCGTCCCATTGGTTTCCATCCCGCGTTTGCGATCACCTTCCAGATCAGGGATCCGATATTTGGCCAACAAATCCTTGGATTTGAGTTCAGGGACGGACAGATCCATCTCGTCGAGGATCACCCTTACCCGATCCTGAAACTCTCCATTGAGCATTTAACCCAGTTATTTTGCGGTGTGCGGCGATCGCGGGATCTCTTATGGACTGGAGAATTGGAAGTCGAGGGCGATGACTCCTTACTGGCTCAACTGGATCATGCATGGCAGGCAGAGCCACCCTTTTGTTGGGATTTCTTTTGA